tgCATGTGTGGCATATTTTGTGTTGAACTTGTTGCCCTTCAGTTAGATTATTTCTATTACCAAGGTTAGctcatgtttttgtcattcttttgtttagttgtttttaacaTTCATGTCGCAGTGCTTTTCATACACAACTTCTACATTAATGTTGGTTTTTTCTGCAAGATTTAGTTGgtgtttaatgttattttatgttgGAATTTGCAtttgtttctttcattatttGCAGGGTGGCTAGCcttatttttatctttccttGCGTTTCATTGTACTTTTACTTGTATACGTTACTCTATttgctttgctttgttttttttcccttcttgcaTTGTATTGTCACCATACTTAATTTGTGTGTTGCCTCTGTTTTTAGCAAATTTGTTGAGCTTttctaggcttttttttttggttgggttGTTACGTTGTTGAGATTAAAACTTGCTTGCTTTACTCTGCTTGTATGTGTAAGTATTTATGATCTGGAAGATTAatggttttctcttttttgcttTGTTGGATTGTGTGACCAGcttctctgttttttcatttgttttgaaaattgttcctgctgtgtttttttctttttttatggtcaTCAAATTTGTGCTTTAAATTCCCATATTTATGTATTTGGCCAATTTGTGTTGCAATTTACATTTGTTCTTTTCATAGCTTACCCTTTtgatttcaatcattcatttaGTGCAACAtggaatgtttttttaagtttaacgcATTGCTTTGAATGATTGGTTGGTTAAGTTAAACATTTTGTTATTCCTTTACTAACCAAGATTGCACTTTAGGTGCTACCAAGATGCAAAGAGCATAAGGGTTCTGAAGTTTAAAAGATGGCCAATCAAAGATGACCAAAGGCTCTTGTGGAACACatgaacaacaaataaaattggCCTCAAAAAACAAATGGCAAACCAATTAAACAATCAATTATAACTGAACTGACAGTGCAATTAACAAAGACCAAAgcttgaaagaaaagagaatatgAACCttgcaaaaaacaattatgaacaGATCAAATCACTTTAACCTTGCTCTAGGAAGACCCTTAGTGGTGTTTAAGTGGCCTTTAAGTTCAGAATATGCGCAAAGAccttaaaagcaaaacaaaaatccaCAGCAAAACCATCTAACAATGATGTATCAAGATTTTTTACTTTATCCAAATCACACCTACCCATGCACGTTTCCCAGAAGCCACCCTCCCCAAACATGAAAGCGTAACATATTTGGACACAACTAATTGCATGCTTTGGTCTAAATCCACATAGCACACAAGTAGTAATAGAATCCCCTACAACAGCaaagcaataataaaaacaaaaataccagCAGCAAATAACCTTAAAAGCAACATATCGTAGATAGACAAAATAGAAGCCAACAACACGAATATAAAACTAATCCCTATTACAACAACATAAAAGTGTTCACCCCAAACACCATCAACATGGAATGCCGCCCAACACAAATATCATAAAGCaataagaaatttttaaaaacttgtttttgtattaaattttgtagtaaattaaaaggttgatttctaatttatttttgctcctattcttaaagattaaattatatttggtaTTCAATTTTTGACTAATTCTAAACAatgaaatttcattaaaaatttcaaattgaatttaatttggaGAGTTCTAAATAGtctataaaaaatttgaatttaattaataacttattataatttttttatttggaataaaatattaaataatataattgaagtCAATTATACtctttaaaatacatatataaataaattaaattagcaatcttaactatttttttgCTTAAGTTAGAAATCATTCTTGTTACGTAAATATTTTTCttcgttataaaaaaaaaatatttatttaaaatgatataaaaaagaaatgtttaataacataccttaaaaaaaaaaaaaaaaaaaaaaaaaacaagaatgtcTTGACAGTGATTGATGCAGGTCGAGAATGAAAGGATATTCTATGTCAAAAgtttttggaaggaaaaaaaaaaaaaaaggtatgctaaagacaaaataaaaataaaagtttgtgtTAATatctgaatatttttaaaatatcgttttcaaacattaattttatgagaTATTACTATAgcaaacattaatttttaaaattttatttaattatttaaaattacttttttatatgtgtagattgttttaaaatgttaatattaaaaataaaatttaaagaataaaaaaatattattttaatatatttatatataaaaaaaaatgcagcagaatactttgaaaacaaatcttCATGCGAATCAAACGTTTCTCTCTTTTTCCACATGTTTGAATAACATATACTCCTGTTGTCTCTTTGATctaatctctttctctctcacttCAGATTCTTATAATAtcagtaaaaagaaaaacccagctCTCTAAGGTAAgttgttttccttctttaattttgtgtgtgtatataccCGCCTTGCTTTTATCAATATGTGCACTAGTCTTTGGTGACTGAGAAAATGCTTTGACTTGTAAAGGAAAGTTGAAATTTTGAATCATGGGTTTTGTTTAACTGGTTGAAATTTGAATAACTCAGTTtgtgatttttcaaattgagaatTTATTCTATTATTCTTTTGTAGTGGAATCTTACGTTGAGTGTATGGTTGGTGAAGATGTAGTTATGAAGAGAATGATCAGTGCTTAAGATTGGTAATTGAATGGCTATATCTGTTTGGCTGCTGAGAGAAAGtgggaaatgaaaagaaagggtTTCTCTATGAGTTGAAGACTAGAACTTTGCTTTGttgttttggtattttagtTTACTCGAATAGAAATTTGCAAAATTTatgattgattatttatttcTGGGAAACACATAAAAGGGTTTTGTTTTGTAGTTGCCTTAATTGGACTGGTGGAGATTTCAGCTACTGAAGAATGTTATGAGAGTAAATTTTAGTTCAAAACTTGGTTAAAGGATAAGTCTTTGTTGAGGATATCAACTCGTACCATTGTTGTGGGGCATTGTCATAAAAGCTTTCATTGAGCTGTGATTGTGCAGAAAGATGGTTGGGAAGTCATTAGTCCAGGTTTCAAACTGTCCTCCTATGCTATCTTCGTCATCATTGATTAATGTATCTCATAGTTCTTCAAACTTGTTGCCTTTTCTTCCGGCAAGACCACAAAAGAAATTCATGGGGGTGCGAGCTAAGTCAGCAGATACAGGACATAGCCAACAACCACCCTCTTCTTCGGAGAAAATGAATGCACTTGCAGTTATTTTGGAGGTTCCTCGTAATATCTGGAGGCAAACATTGAAGCCATTAAGTGATTTTGGGTTTGGTCGGAGGAGCATTTGGGAAAGTGGTGTTGGGTTGTTTCTTGTGTCTGGTGCAGTGCTTGTTGCACTCAGTTTGGCTTGGTTGAGGGGGTTTCTATTGCGGTCTAAATTCAGGAAGTACACGGCTGTGCTTGAATTTGCTCAAGCTAGTGGTATTTGCACAGGAACACAGGTTAGGATTAGAGGGGTCGCTGTTGGTGAAGTTATCCGTGTTAATCCTTCCTTGAAGAGTATAGAGGCTGTTGTGGAGGTtagattaatgatttttatttttatttttatttttgtgtttcttccTGACATATAAATGCTGAGGtttgtggttttgtttttagtcAAATGTGTTCCCTTGTATTTTTCAGGTTGAGGATGATAAAATTTTCATACCTAAAAATTCACTGATTGAGGTGAACCAGTCTGGTCTTCTCATGGAAACGATGATTGATATCACTCCTCGTGATCCAATTCCAACACCTTCTGTTGGACCTCTTGATGCTGAATGTGTTAAAGAAGGTCTAATTGTTTGTGATAGGCAAAAATTAAAGGGACATCAAGGGGTGAGTTTGGATGCCTTGGTTGGGATATTCACTCGTATTGGACGAGAAGTAGAGGAAATTGGTGTTGCCAAGAGCTATTCATTGGCTGAGCGTGCTGCTGCTGTTATTGAAGAGACAAAGCCACTGCTTACAAAGGTTTGATGTGCCCTACCTATGCTTTGTTCTAGTTTCGATGGATAACATATTGTCATGAATgcactttttaattaaataactgTCTCAGTTTTGCAATCATCAACATGGTTCTTATGAAAGTGAAGGCTTTCTTCTCATACTAGTTAAATTTCACCTGCTGTCTAGTGAAATTTCTGCAGACCTCATTTGTCTTAATAAAATATGCTGCATGAGAGCCAATCCGTTCAAAGAATTTGCTGGGGCACCCTTAGGACCCAAAGAAGTGCATAATTGATGATAATATTTCACTActtaaaattttgatgaaaagaaagaaggattTAACTTGAGCATTGGGTTTGTAAAACTTTTAAGAAACTTCATTTACAGTTTAGGTGTTCAGGAACCATCTAGTTTCTTGCTTGTTCATTTGAATGATCAAATAGAATCCTGTGAATGACAACGCTATTCAGGTTTACAGTTGTCGGCCATTAATTTGTAATTACCCTGTAAATGAGTGAACTACATTATGGAATGTGAGAGTGCAACATTTCATCTAACCAGAAAACTTAAAGATGAACTCATTCCATATCACTGAAACTCCTGCATGATTGTCATATATGCCTTATGATCTTTGACAGGTAGGCAATTTGGACATTGATTGGTATAAGGTAGTGCATGTATCCTGTGCATGTACTTTGCCTTCTGCGTGATTGAAATTGTTCCATGTTTGTTGTCAACGTTTAACTTTTATCCATGCATGCTTTGATTTTGATGTAGTGATGTCTCAGATTAAAGCCATGACTGAAGATATTCATCCTTTGCTGTCTGAGGTTCGTGATAGTGGCCTGCTAAAGGAAGTTGAGGATTTAACCAGAAACTTATCACAAGCCTCTGAAGATTTAAGGTAAATTGTCCCAAACACTTTTCCTTAGAATGTTTATTGATGTCTCACGTTTACCATTTTAACACTCAAATATGATGGCGACCTACATGAAAAATCCAAATATGacccaaaagaaacaaagtggtggtgtttttttttttttttatatggaaatcTAGGTTTGCTGCATCTTTATCCTACTTTTTTTCGCTAGCTCATAATTTTAGACCTTCTTTTTTCCTCAGAAGGGCACATACATCCATTATGACACCAGAGAACACTGAGTTGATTCAAAAGTCCATTTACAGTTTGATTTTCACTATGAAAAACATTGAGGTGAGATCTTAATCTGAAACTTATTCCGTTTTCCGATAATGCAGAAATCATGAGTGCTGttgtctaattatttttatccctgTTCTGTGTATTCTTCAACCATATCAGAATATAAGCTCTGATATTCTGGGATTCACGGGTGATGAGGCTACAAGACGTAACTTGAAAGCACTTATAAAGTCCCTCAGCAGGTTATTATAAAAGCCAATGAACCGCGAAAATGGTATGGCTATCTTCAACAGCTGATTAGATGGCCTGAAACGGTTCCCTCATTGTGTTAGCATTATTGATGTAGAAGGGCTCATTCTAGACTACTTGTTGAATGTTCTCCCATGGCCTACCTAGAAgtgacaagagaatgctttTTAGAGGAAAGCATTTTTGTTATACGAGATCATTGATTGGCATTctgaatattttcaaatttttttccgtGGGATTTTACTTCCCAACCAAGAAACTTAGTCCATATTAGAAGAAATAGAATACATCATCAAGAATTCCTCGTCcataattctttcttttcttgtcatttAGCTCTCTTCTTGAAAGGATCAAGATGTttattcaaagaatcagaaattTCCACGTGTATCTTGGAGTAAATGTGAATAGAACAAGTCTAACTAAGTCCATATTAGAAGAAATAGAATGCATCATCAAGAATTCCTCGTCcataattctttctttt
This DNA window, taken from Populus alba chromosome 17, ASM523922v2, whole genome shotgun sequence, encodes the following:
- the LOC118038580 gene encoding protein TRIGALACTOSYLDIACYLGLYCEROL 2, chloroplastic isoform X1; amino-acid sequence: MVGKSLVQVSNCPPMLSSSSLINVSHSSSNLLPFLPARPQKKFMGVRAKSADTGHSQQPPSSSEKMNALAVILEVPRNIWRQTLKPLSDFGFGRRSIWESGVGLFLVSGAVLVALSLAWLRGFLLRSKFRKYTAVLEFAQASGICTGTQVRIRGVAVGEVIRVNPSLKSIEAVVEVEDDKIFIPKNSLIEVNQSGLLMETMIDITPRDPIPTPSVGPLDAECVKEGLIVCDRQKLKGHQGVSLDALVGIFTRIGREVEEIGVAKSYSLAERAAAVIEETKPLLTKIKAMTEDIHPLLSEVRDSGLLKEVEDLTRNLSQASEDLRRAHTSIMTPENTELIQKSIYSLIFTMKNIENISSDILGFTGDEATRRNLKALIKSLSRLL
- the LOC118038580 gene encoding protein TRIGALACTOSYLDIACYLGLYCEROL 2, chloroplastic isoform X2 produces the protein MVGKSLVQVSNCPPMLSSSSLINVSHSSSNLLPFLPARPQKKFMGVRAKSADTGHSQQPPSSSEKMNALAVILEVPRNIWRQTLKPLSDFGFGRRSIWESGVGLFLVSGAVLVALSLAWLRGFLLRSKFRKYTAVLEFAQASGICTGTQVRIRGVAVGEVIRVNPSLKSIEAVVEVEDDKIFIPKNSLIEVNQSGLLMETMIDITPRDPIPTPSVGPLDAECVKEGLIVCDRQKLKGHQGVSLDALVGIFTRIGREVEEIGVAKSYSLAERAAAVIEETKPLLTK